The Arachis hypogaea cultivar Tifrunner chromosome 14, arahy.Tifrunner.gnm2.J5K5, whole genome shotgun sequence genome has a segment encoding these proteins:
- the LOC112742195 gene encoding uncharacterized protein, translating to MKKGIEFEWTPSCEESFKHFKEILATPPVLGKPKVGEPLYLYLAITDEAMAAVLVQEEGKVQQPIYFVSKALQGAELRYSKLEKLALALLISFCRLPQYFQGHQVVMRTDQGICQILQKPDLAGRMMTWAIQLSQYDLQYEPRHVIKAQAMADFLVEVTGDPTETTSIRWMLHVDGATNQTFGGAGIILESPAGVIYEQSIKFEFPISNNQAEYEALLGGLTLAREVGATRLEVCSDSQVVTSQVNGTYQARDSLLQKYLEKVKELSKQFEEVTIQHVPRERNTRADLLSKLASTKPGVGNRSLIQGLIKEPAVTLHLTKINPSWMDPITVFLESSKLPDDKKTTKALRREAAKYATIQGQLFRKGLSQPLLKCLHPDQMDYVLREVHEGCCGHHIGGKALARKLIRAGYYWPSMMKDSKEFVRKCIKCQENDNFHKAPASELSPLTSS from the coding sequence ATGAAAAAGGGGATAGAGTTTGAATGGACCCCATCGTGTGAAGAATCATTCAAGCATTTCAAAGAGATCCTTGCAACACCACCCGTTCTCGGGAAGCCCAAGGTTGGAGAACCGCTCTACCTGTATTTAGCCATAACGGATGAAGCTATGGCGGCAGTTTTGGTACAGGAAGAAGGGAAGGTTCAGCAACCAATTTACTTCGTGAGCAAAGCACTGCAAGGAGCAGAGTTGAGATACAGCAAATTAGAAAAGTTGGCACTCGCACTCCTAATCTCTTTCTGTAGATTACCACAGTACTTCCAAGGTCATCAGGTGGTCATGAGGACAGACCAGGGAATCTGCCAGATACTACAGAAACCCGACTtagcgggaagaatgatgacttgggccATCCAGCTGTCCCAGTACGACTTGCAATATGAGCCCAGGCATGTGATTAAGGCACAGGCCATGGCCGATTTCTTGGTAGAAGTAACAGGGGACCCAACCGAGACAACGAGCATACGGTGGATGCTCCACGTAGATGGGGCCACCAACCAGACGTTCGGAGGTGCCGGGATCATCTTGGAGAGCCCCGCTGGAGTCATATATGAACAGTCGATCAAGTTCGAGTTCCCGATATCAAACAATCAAGCAGAGTACGAGGCCCTTCTAGGCGGCTTAACCTTAGCACGGGAAGTCGGCGCCACCAGGCTAGAAGTATGCAGTGACTCGCAGGTCGTCACTTCTCAAGTCAACGGGACCTACCAAGCCAGAGACTCCTTGTTACAGAAATATCTGGAGAAGGTTAAAGAGTTGAGCAAACAATTTGAGGAGGTCACGATCCAACACGTTccgagagaaaggaacacacgggcggaCCTCCTGTCCAAGCTAGCAAGCACAAAACCAGGGGTCGGCAACCGGTCTCTCATTCAGGGTTTGATAAAGGAACCAGCAGTCACCCTCCACTTGACAAAAATAAATCCCTCCTGGATGGACCCGATCACTGTCTTTTTGGAAAGCAGCAAGCTCCCCGACGACAAGAAGACGACCAAAGCGTTGAGAAGGGAGGCAGCCAAATACGCGACCATACAAGGACAGTTGTTTAGAAAGGGACTCAGCCAACCTTTGTTGAAGTGCCTACACCCTGACCAAATGGACTATGTGCTTAGAGAGGTCCATGAGGGGTGCTGCGGTCatcacatcgggggcaaagccctagcaagaaaGCTCATCAGAGCCGGTTATTACTGGCCATCAATGATGAAGGACTCCAAAGAATTCGTAAGGAAATGCATCAAGTGCCAGGAGAATGACAATTTCCATAAGGCGCCGGCTTCCGAGCTAAGCCCGTTGACGTCTTCCTGA
- the LOC112741415 gene encoding vesicle-associated membrane protein 721 — MGQNQRSLIYAFVSRGTVILAEYTEFSGNFNSIAFQCLQKLPATNNKFTYNCDNHTFNYLVDNGYTYCVVADESVGRQVPIAFLERIKDDFVSRFGGGKAATAPANGLSKEFGPKLKEHMQYCVDHPEEISKLAKVKAQVSEVKGVMMENIEKVLDRGEKIELLVDKTENLHHQAQDFRNSGTKIRRKMWLQNMKIKLIVLGILIALILIIVLSVCRGFSHCGK, encoded by the exons ATGGGGCAGAACCAGAGGTCGCTGATCTACGCTTTCGTTTCTCGCGGGACCGTGATTCTCGCCGAGTACACTGAATTCTCAGGGAACTTCAACTCCATCGCTTTCCAGTGCCTTCAGAAGCTACCCGCTACCAACAACAAGTTCACCTACAACTGCGATAATCACACCTTCAATTACCTTGTTGACAATGGATACA CATATTGCGTTGTTGCGGATGAATCGGTCGGAAGACAGGTACCCATTGCTTTCCTAGAGAGGATCAAGGATGATTTTGTGTCTAGATTTGGTGGTGGAAAGGCTGCTACAGCTCCTGCAAATGGTCTTAGCAAGGAATTTGG CCCAAAGTTGAAGGAACATATGCAGTACTGCGTGGATCATCCTGAAGAGATAAGTAAGCTGGCAAAGGTGAAAGCTCAGGTTTCTGAAGTTAAAGGTGTCATGATGGAGAATATTGAAAAG GTTCTGGACAGGGGTGAAAAGATAGAGCTGCTGGTTGACAAGACTGAGAACCTTCATCACCAG GCACAAGATTTCAGGAACTCAGGAACCAAAATCCGTCGAAAAATGTGGCTGCAGAACATGAAGATAAAGCTGATTGTATTGGGAATCTTGATAGCACTGATCCTGATCATTGTTCTGTCTGTGTGTCGTGGGTTCAGCCACTGTGGAAAATGA